TCCTGCCGCAGATCGGGCAGACAAGGGGGACGCCCTTCACCTCGTATTCCTGTGACTCGTGGGTTGTCATATGATACTCCGCAGGAGAAGAGATCTGAGACGCGCCAGATATACTCTGCCACTCACCCCGACCGCATCTTCACCACCCCGATCACGGCGACCATGGCAGCGGTCACGCCGTTGGTGACGGCGATCGCCGCGTCGTCCCGCAGGGCACCATACACAAACCAGAGTATGAGACCGGTGAAGAGGAGGAAGAGCATCAGGGCCGAGAAGTCGCGGGCCGAGCGCGTGCGCAGTGTCCGTGCCACCTGGGGGAAGAAGGAGACGGCGGTACAGAGACCGGCGCAAAAGCCAATGAGCATGGTCGCGTCCATGCACCCCCCTGTCTCTCTCCCCCCTTAAACCCATGCCGTGAAGAGTATCTGACGCACACAGATCGCCGCGTTTATATTCTGCTTGACAGAGGAAGAAGATGCTATGATCGTGGTTGTGCGGCTGGTCACCGGGAAGATGGAGGAACGCGAGTACCCGGACACGATGTTCTTTGCAATCGGTGACACCCTGCCCGACGGTGCCGAGGTGGTCGACCTCCCATACCCAGACGACATCGACGAGGACCTCGTCGCCACCGGGACGTATGACGAGGACGATCTCATCGACTGAGCGCCTCCCTGAAGAGACAGGTGATCTCTGCGGACCCGCCGCCCCGGTGCGCCTACGCACTCATATGTTTTTCAGAAGACGTATTAACAAATCCCGATAACATGTGAAACATGGAACTGCAGCCACACAGACGGGAGGGCGTCCTCCCGCTGCCAGTCGTCCTCATCTCGACCATCTCCCCCGGGGGCGTCCTCAATGCCGCCCCCTGGGGAAACATCACCCCGATCTTGCGGCCTCTCGACGAGATCGTCCTTGCTTCCTGGGTGAAGCGGGACACCCTCGACAATATCAGGGCAACAGGGGAGTTCGTCGTCAATGTCCCGACCGCCGACATGAGCCGCGAGGTCATGGTCTGCGCCCGGAACTATCCTCCTGAGATCGACGAGTTTGCGGAAGCGGGTCTCACGCCCCACCCCTCGAAGGCCGTGCGCCCGCCCGGCATCGAGGGGTGCATCGCATGGATGGAGTGCCGCCTCGTCGAGGAGATCTGCAGGGAAAAATATGTGCTCGTCATCGGGAAGGTCGAGCACCTCGAAGGTAACGACCGGTACTTCACCCCTGACGGAGAGATGGACCCTGCCGCCCGGCCCCTCTGCATGATCTGCGGGAACAAGGGGATGCAGTTCGCCTATCCGGAACCGACCGGGCACGTTGCCTCCTATGCCGAAATGTTTCTCAAAAAGGAGAGAAAATGAAGGGCGAAGAGCACTTCCACGACCGCGCCGACGCCTACGAGGACCTGATCATTGGAATTGTCCCTGATGCACAAAGTTTCTTTGGAGCGGTCGTCTCATCTGTTCCCGGAGAAGAGGTCTCGGTCCTCGAACTCGGGAGCGGCACCGGTTATGTGACAGAGATGGTGCTCCGCGCCAACCCGGCGGCGGCAGTCACCTGCATCGACATGGACCCGGCCATGCTCGCCGTGGCGCGGAGAAAAGAGGCCCTCGGAGCGGTCTCGTTTCTCGAAGGCGACTTCAGAGACGTCTGGCCTGAGGGGCAGTTCGATATCGTCCTCACCTCCCTCTGCCTCCACCATCTCCCTGACCGGGATCGTGCCGCCGTCGTCAGGCGCATCCGCGAGACCCTGAGGCCGGGCGGGGTCTTTGTCAACGGCGACGTCTTCCGGGGGGTGACGCCGGAAGAGGAGGATGCAGACTGCCGTCTCTGGCGGCAGGCGATGGCGGAAAACGGCCTTCCCATCGGAGAAATAGAATTGATGCTCGCAAAAAGGAAGAGGAACGCCACCTGCCTGGACACCCTCCCCGGTTACCTGCAGAAGATGAAGGACGCCGGCTTCAGGCAGATCACGCACCCCTACCGCCACAGCATCTATGCCGTCGTTGTCGGCGTCCGGTGAACGGAACCGCGGATGCGGAGATCAAGGGGAGAAGAGCCAGAGCAAAATTTCAGGGCTTCGTAACGTAGAGTGATCGCTCACCGGAGAGGACACTGGAAAATTTCTGCTCTGGAGTGCCGGTGCCGGGGGATCCCCACTATCAGGATAGGGAGGGGAGGGCAGTTCTCTCTCAGCGAATCCGATTCCGTCTTCCCCGGTCCAATCCGGAGTCGGGGAACGAGATTCAGCGAGTTCGAGAAGACCATTAGGTCTTCGCGGGCCGGGAGCTGCGAACGGAGGGAGCATGAGAAGACTGTCAAGCCCGATTTTTCCCACGGCCCTCAGGCACGATACAGTGCCCGGTCTGCCAAAAATCATGGGAAAAGAGGCTGGTGCGCCCCACAGAAAAAAAGGAAAAGAAGGATTTACTCCTTCTGGAAGATGTTGAAGATCTGGTCGCTGCCTGTACCGGTAAGGCGGGCCCGCTCTTCGTTCTCCTCGACCAGTGCAAGCACCGGGAGGGTCATGTCGACGCCCGGCACAAAGCCAAACATCTCCTGGAGGTCGACCTGGAGGGCGTGCATGAAGAGCGCGTTCGGAATGTCCATCGCGCAGAGTTCCTGGCACTGCCCGCAGTTGATGCAGGAGTCGGAGATGTGGGCGAACCGGATCAGGTGGAACATGAAGTTCGGCGGCACCTCGCCGGGCTTGACAAGATACGGCTTCTTGGTGGAGCACTCGACACAGTAGCAGATCGGGCAGTTCTCGATGCACTGGTAGCACTTGATGCACCGGGAGGTTTCCGTCACGATCTTCTTCAGGCGGTCGCTGCCCTCGCCGAGGCTTGCGAAGTCCTTCGCACGCCAGGAGTCGCCGAGCTTGAGCATGGCGTTCTCGACCTTGCCGCGGATCTCGATACCCTTCGGGTTCGGTGCCTCGGTGGCAAGCTTGCCTGCCTTCGTAGCAGCGTCGAGGAACTGTGCGCCCTTCTCGGAGCAAACTTCAACGAAGGTCGCCTTCCCGGCCTTGTCGCCGATGACGCCCCAGTTGCCGCAGGCAAGGTCTGCCTGGCGGGGGACCTTCATCTTGCACCGGCGGCAGTTGGCACGCCGGCCATAGCCCTCTTCCTCGAGCTCGTCCATCTTGATGCCCTTGTGGCCTTCGGCAGTCTCGATGATGAACTGGCCCTTGTCGATCTCTTCCTTGATGACGGTGTCGGGGTCGACGCCGAACTTCTCGGCGATCATCTTCCGAGCGGCAACCGGGCTCACAGACCCGCCGCAGTTCAGACCGATCATGACGACATTGTCGAGGTTGATCTGCTGCCTCTTGGCAAGCTCGTACATGCCCATCACGTCACAACCCTTGAGGGTGACCGCGATCTTCATGTCCTTGGCGCCGTTGAGGTACTTCTTGAAGAGCTTGGAGAGGAGGAGCGTCCCGCAGTGGAGGGAGCCGGCGGTCTCTGCGATCTCTTCGGGGTTGGTGATGAGGGCCGGGACTGCATCGTAGATATCCGCACCCTTCTTCACGGCAAGGACCGCGTCGACCATCTTGCTCTCAAGAGCGAACTTGAGGAGCGAGGAGACGGCACCGCCGCACTCGCCCTTTGCAAGGAGGTCCGCATCGGTCGACCATGCGTAATACATATCGCCTTTTGCTGACATTTTCAGGCCTCCTGAATCTTCTCAACCTTCACAGCACATGCCTTGAACTCCGGAATCTTGGCGATCGGGTCGAGGGCATTGTTGGTGAGGACGTTTGCTGCGCACTCGGCGAAGTGGAACGGCATGAAGGTGACGCCCTTCATGATGTCCTTCGTGACCTTCGCGGGGACATTGACGGTGCCGCGGCGCGAGGTCGCCTTGACCATCTCGCCATCGGCGATACCGAGGGCCTTGGCATCCTCGGGGTTGAGCTCGATCCAGCCGGTCGGAACCTCGGCGTCGAGGTGCGCGGAGCGGCGGGTCATGGAGCCGGTGTGCCAGTGCCAGATGCACCTGCCGGTGGTGAGGATAAGCGGGTACTCCGCGTCCGGAACCTCTGCTGGCGGTTTCCACTCGATGGGGTGCATGACACCCATGCCATCGGGGTGGGAGCACTTGCCGATATGGAGGATCGGGGTACCGGGGTGCGTCTCGGTGGGGCAGGGCCAGTGAAGTGCTTCGGGCCGCTCGAGCCGTGCGTAGGTCATCCCTGCATAGGACGGGGTGAGTGAGCGCATCTCGTTGAAGACATCCTCTGACGTCTTCCAGGCGAACTGCTCGGCGTAGCCCATCTTTGCAGCGACCTCGGCGAGGATCTGCCAGTCGAGCTTGGCCTGGCCGGGTGCCTCCTGGGCCTTGTGCCACATCTGGACACGGCGTTCGGTGGAGGTCTGGGTGCCGGTCTTCTCTGCATAGCAGGTGGCCGGGAGCACGACATCGGCGAGCTGGGCGGTCTCGGTCAGGAAGATATCCTGCACGACCATGAACTCCAGGCTCTTGAGGGCGTGCTCGACGTGGGTGAGATCGGGGTCGGAGAGCATCGGGTTCTCGCCCATGATGTACATCGCCTTGAGTTCACCGGGCTTGTCTGTGAGGACGTCCATCATGACGGTGACCTCGTAGCCGTTCTTCGGCTCGCAGATGCCGTCGGGGAAGCCCCATGCGTCGGCGAACTTCTTGTGGACGGCCGGGTCGATGACCTTCTGGTAGGCGGTGAAGACGACAGGCAGCGCACCCATGTCGCAGGCGCCCTGCACATTGTTCTGGCCACGGAGTGCGTTCACACCGCCTCCGCGCTTCCCGATGTTACCGGTGAGCATCTGGAGGTTTGCTGTGGACTTGACGTTGTCGACACCGACCGTGTGCTGGGTGATACCCATCGAGTAGAGAAGGGCAGACGATTCGGCGGTCCCAATCCATTCTGCAGCGGTCTTGAGCTGCTCTGCCGGGATGCCGGAGATCTTCTCGACGTTCTCGGGCAGGTAGTCGTCCTTCAGAACGACTGCTTTCAGCTCTTCATAGCCCTTTGCACGGTTCTGTACCCATTCCTTGTCTTCCCAGCCATTGCGGATGATCTCACCCATGAGACAGTTCAGGATGGCGACATCCGAGCCTGACCGGAACTGCATGTACAGGTCAGCCTGCTTGCCGGTGGCGGTGAGACGCGGGTCGGCGTAGATGACCTTCGCGCCGTTCATCTTCGCCTGAACAATCTTGCGGCCGATGAGCGGGTGCTGTTCAAAGGTGTTGGACCCGATGACAAAGACGCACTTTGATTCTGCAATGTCGAGAATCGAGTTGGTCATTGCACCGGAGCCAAAGGAGGCGGCAAGCCCTGCGACGGTCGAAGCGTGGCAGAGACGGGCGCAGTGGTCGATGTGGCGGGTCTTGAGGGCGCCGCGGGCGAACTTCATCAATGCATAGTTGTCCTCGTTGGAGGTACGGGCCGATGAGAGGCAGGCAATTTCGTCGGGCTTGTAAGACTTGAGCTTCTTGGCGATGAGGTCGTAGGCCTCGTCCCAGGTCGCCTCGACGAACTTTCCGTCCTTCTTGATCAGGGGCGTGGTGAGGCGGTCCTCACGGTTCACAAACTCCCATGCATAGGTGCCCTTGGGGCAGACCTTTCCCTCGTTGACCGGGGAGCGGTGGTACGGCTGGACGCCGCAAACCTTTCCGTCCTTGACAACGAGGTTGAAGGAACACCCTGTACCGCAGTACGGGCATGTCGTACGGACATACTTCATGTTCTCCATGGAATAACCTCGGATATCTACAAGGTCGAGGTTGGATTATATAAGCATAGTGCCGGATCCGATAATTTTTGATGAATAGTGGTGGAAGAAGCAGTTGTAGCCCGCGGTTTGATCTTCAAAGACTGTTTAACCGACAGGAGTATTGGTTTACCGCCCCCGGCTGATACCCTCAAATAGGGAGGGCGCGCAGATCTTCCCATGCAGGTGCGTGTCCCCCCGATGCTTGCCGACCTGGTCGTCGCTGCGATATCTGCCGCAGAAGGTGTCGAATTCTCGAAAAACGCCCGGTGCCATCTTTGCGGCGGCAAGGTGCGGGCCCACGACATGAAGAAACGCCTTTTCGCCAGGATACGGGGCAGGCAAGGGGAGAAAGAGGTCGTGGTCTGGGTGAAACGCTTCCACTGTACAGAGTGCGGCACCCTCTGTACCGCAGACGCACCCTTCTATCCTGACACGCGCGTGGGGTCCCCGGTCGTCGACCTCTGCCTCGTCCTCACCGAGGAACACACTGTCAACCATGCCGCCCGTCTCCTCTCTGAGATGGGGGTTGTCATGGACAGGGGATCGGTGCGGAACTATGCCGCACGCCGGGCAGGCCCGGTGCCGTCCACCCTCCTCTACGGCCTGCGTCTGCCGAACTCACTTCTTTCACTCATCCCGGTCGCGGTCGGCAGGTACGAGGGCGGTGCCGTCCCCGGGACAGAAGTTCTCAGGGCCTGCGGTTTCCCATCCGCAGACAGGACACCTCTTCACCCGCTGCGGCGAAAGGAAGGGGACGAGCGGGACGAAGAGGAAGAGAAAGAAAAACGGGAGACCGAGAAGGTAACAGACCGCGGTCACGAGGACCGATCCCAGGAGGACGAGGAGACTCAGGGTGAGCCGTCGCGTGACGCCACCTCCCGGACCGCATAGGCAGGAAGGGCGTCGGCCATCCCGCCAAGTTCCCTGTTGAGGTCGGTCCCGCCAAAGATCTTCGTGAAGAGGGCCGACCCGATCCCTGCGCAGAGGACGGTGCCATTGCCCCGGGTCGCCGCACATTCGGAAACGGCCCTGAGGATCATCCCTGACTGCGCCGTCCAGAACTGCCTGGCGATGCCATATATCGCCTCGTCCCCGATCTCTCCAGGATCGGTGCAGACGACCCGCGCCAACCGTCTCATCGCGGCCTGGACTGTCACCGGCCCGCCGTCAGGCGTCGCCGAGGTGTACATCTCAGGGGAGATCTGGCCGAGGACGAGATGAGCGTCGCCGCTGCACGCGAAGTATTCTGTCGAGACAGGAGTGAAAACGCCGTTGACCTCGACGGCATGGAGGAGTGTCGCCACATTCGTCCTGAGCATCCCCGTATAGACGAGGTAGCCCTGCTGGAGGCGGAGGAGGTCGGTGAGGCCGCGGAGGTCGTCGAAACGGCCGAGGGGAATGATGTCCGCGGTGGTGCTCCCCACGTCCAGGAGGACGGCGCCCGGATACCGACCCCGCAGGTAATCGGCAGAAGCGAGCCAGTTTGCGGCGGCAAGTTCGGGGACGGCGCCATCGTGGAACTCCCCGTCTGTCCCGTAAAAGATGGCGTCAGGGAAGGTCTCCTTCACTGCATTGACGATGAACCTGATCCCCCCGGCCTTGTCCTCGAAGCTGTCGGCAAGTTCGCCGCTCATGACGACAGCCGCGTTCTCTCCTGATGCGGCATAGTCCCTGAGCATCTCCGCGAGGGGCGCCTCTGTCCAGAGGGGGCAGTAGTGGATATGGGCGCCGTCCCCATTGACGACCTTCAGGTTCGCGCCGCCGACGTCGATCCCGATCATAGCCTCTCCACCCTCCCTTCGCGGTCGAAACGGACGCGGCCGTCGAGGCTGACCGTCTCCGGCGCCATGCCGCGGGAGGCGTCGACAAGCACCTGCGCGATCTCTTCCTTCATGCAGGCGGCGATGCCGACGAGACTTGTCGTCGGCCTGGGGTTGACCTCCAGGACATAGGGCCTGTCCGCGACGACGAGGTCGACGCCGGCATAGCCCTGGCAGCCGAGGACAGTCGCCGCCTTCACCGCTGTTTCGATAATCTCCTCCTTCATCGGGTGGTCGATGGGAGTCTCCCCGCCCAGGTAGGTAAAGACACCATCTTTCAGGGGGATATGCTGCCTGTTGAGGGAGAGGACGAGGGGTGGTCGTCCGGTATAGAAGAGGCAGGCCTCGCCGACATAGCGGTTGACGACCAGGCTGACGGAGACAGGAACACCCTCGATGTACTCCTGACCCATCTCGCCCTCGCCCGGGGCGTCCTCGGTGAGACGGGTATTCGCGGTGTCGCAGGAGTACACCGGCTTGACCACCTTCAGGCCGTCAATCCGCTCCTCCGGGACAGGGATGCCGTGGGCGGCGAGGACCTTCAGGGAACGCTTTTTATTCGCGCACAGGGCGACGTTCAACGAGTTGCACCCGAGGTTCTCGGTGCAGTCCTCGACCCTCTTCGTGAGGGGAGCAAGGAGAGAATCGGGGGCGATCACAAGGCCGACGTCGCAGTCAGGGGCGAGGTCCTCGATCTCGGCCATCAGGTCGCCGCCGTGAGGAGTGACCACCTCGTACCCGCACCGCGAGAAACTCCCGCTGAGCACCGCCATCATGGCCTTCCCCTCGGCCGCCAGGGCCGGGTCGTGGAAGACCGTATATTCTGCAAGAAATGCCCTCATTCCCTAGAGGATTGTCGCCGGCCGGTTTTGTAGATATTGATCGCAAACGACTATCTGCCAGGCGGCCCTATCCCTTCAACAACGATGCGACCGAAAATCCTCCTCACCAATGATGACGGCGTCTACTCCAACGGCATATGGGCGGCATACAGGGCGCTCGCCCCGATCGCCGATGTGACGGTCGTCGCCCCGGCAACCCAGCAGAGCGCGGTCGGACGTTCCATCTCGATCTTCGAGCCGATCCGGGCGACAGAGATCACGGTGGACGGCGTCCGCGCCTATGCGGTCGGCGGCAAACCGACTGACGCCGTGATCATCGGTCTCTTTGCCCTGAAACTCCAGCCTGATCTCGTGGTCAGCGGTATCAATATCGGGGAGAACCTCTCGTACGAGTCAATCATGACCTCGGGAACAGTGGGGGCGGCGATGGAAGCGTCGAACCAGGGTGTACCCTCGATTGCCTTCTCTCTCCAGGTCTGGGACCAGGGGGACAAGTTCGACGACCCCCGCCATGTCGGGAACAGTTTCGACGACTCTGAAAAGGTTGTCAGGGACGTCTGTGAGAAGATCCTTACCCGCGGTTTCCCTGAGGGGACAGACGTCGTCAACGTGAACATTCCTTCCAGCGTCAGGGGGGGGTATGAGGTGACGCACCTTGCGCGCAAACTCTTCCACACCGGAGTGGAACGGCGCCTTGACCCGAGGGGCAGGCCGTACTTCTGGATCAACGGGCCCCTTGTGGAGGACGCGGAGGAAGGGACAGACGTCCACGCGATCAGGAAGGGAAATGTTTCCATCACGCCGATCACCCTTGACTGCACGGCGGCAGAGGGCGAAGACAGCGTCCGCGATCTCTTTGGATAGAGGGCATCCTGAATTCTCGGCTTTGCAGAAACCCTCATACTCAAGTAGATGTCTCCTCTTTGATCTCAGTGAGGAATGTGCGGATCCACCGCCTTCCTCACACTCTCGGCCGGGGGACTACGCCGAAAATCAAGATTCACGGAAGATCGAAGGTCTTCCTTCACCGGGAATCTTCAATTCCCTGTGTTCTCGAACTCGCTATCGCTCGTTCAGCGAAGGTCTTCGACATTCTCGACTCCCTCCGGTCGTTCCCCCGGACCCCTGATTTAGGATAGGATCGGGGAAGTGAGACGAGGATATCCCGAGGGGGAGATGTCATCCACCCCCTATCCTAATGAAGGGGGGACCGGGGGGCTTTGCCCCCCGGAGAAGGGCGGCGGCACACCTTATCATCCCGCCGTACCCATACTTTTCTGATGACAAAACAGGACAACCTTGAAGTGAAACGGTTCGCCGGCGTCGCCGCGGCCGGGCGAGTCGAGGACGGCATGGTGGTCGGCCTCGGCACCGGGTCGACGGCAAACTATGCGATCCAGAGGATAGGAGAACGGATCAGGGACGAAGGGATCTCCGTCGTCGGCGTGCCGACCTCGTATCAGTCGGCGTTCAGGGCACGGGCCGCCGGCATCAGGGTGGCAGACCTCACCGACTGCCCCGAGATCGACCTCACCATCGACGGTGCCGACCAGGTGGACGCCGCCTTCAACCTGATCAAGGGTGGCGGCGCAGCGCACACACGGGAGAAGTGCGTCGCCGACGCCTCTAAGCGTATTCTTATCGTCGTCGACGGGTCAAAACTCGCAGAAAACCTCTCCGTGCCGGTGCCGGTGGAGGTCGTTCCGTACGCGTCGGCCCTTGTCGCGCAGCATGTCAGGGCCCTGGGCGGCGTCCCTGTCCTGAGGGAGGGAGTGAAAAAAGACGGCCCGGTCATCACGGACAACGGAAACTTTGTCATCGACTGTGCATTTGGAATAATCGGGGATCCGGCAGGGCTTGGTACCCGCCTGAACACGGTCCCCGGCGTCCTGACCTGCGGGTTGTTCACCGAATACCAGGAAAAGATATCGGTCCTGATCGGTGAAGCAGGGGGATGCAGGATCCTTACGAGGAGATAAGCCCTCTTGCCTTTTCGATTAAGGCAAGCTGGGTATCAACTTCTTTTTTCTTGGTCTTCTCGATGACGTCGATGATCTCGTTGATAGGCTTTGCAAGAGTGTAGATCTTGACAGGCCGCCCTTTGCTCTCCGCCTTGCTTTCGCGGGAGTTGATCCACTTCTTCTCCTTGAGATAGCGCATGGCGATGCTGACCTCGGGTTGGCGGAGGTCGGTGCCGCGCTCGATCTCACGGGACGTGGCCTCATCGGTGTTGGCGAGGTACACCAGAACCTTGGAGACATTGCGCTTGATCCCGATATCGATGAGGAGGGTGGCGAACTCTTCTTCTCTCTGCGTAAAGTACAGGACTTCTTCTGCTCTCATTGTGTTCACCCAATTGCCTATATTATGTTATTATTTGTAATATATGAATATTAGCCATAGATATAATTTTTATTTCATGACGTGACACCGAAAAACAATCCCTGAACCACTCGGGGTGCTGGTCATGAAGAAAGAGTCGGAAGACCGCGCCAGACAGGGGAAGCACCTGCCCTATTATATTGGGCAGGTAATTAAAAAAGGTTATAGTTTAGAGGAGACCGAGGTTCGAGAGATCGGCGATAATTTTCTGCACCGCGAGCCGTGCATCCTCTGGCTGCTTGCCACCGGTAATGATCAGTTTACCGGATCCGAAGAGGAGAACGACAACCTTTGGATCTTCCAGACGGTAGACAAGGCCGGGAAACTGCTCGGGCTCGTATTCGATGCGGTCGAGGTTGAAGCCGATAGCGATCTTGTTCAGGTTGATGGGCTTTCCAAGGTCGGCAGAGGTGACGATGTTCTGGATGGTGTAGGTGAGGTGCTCGTCGATCGCAATCCCGAGGTCACGGAGTTTGCCGCCGAGGATCTCAAGGCCCCGGGTGAGGCTGTCCACGCTCTTTGCACCGGTCAGGACAACCTTGCCGGATCCAAAGACCAGAGCCGCGATCTTCGGGTCCTGCATCCTGATGACCACACCAGGGAAACGTTTCTTGTTGTAGTCTGCCCCCGGTATCCGGGATGAAATGACAGGGAGGTCAAGGGAATCGGTTACTTTGGCAGAGGCAACGATATTTTCTATTTTCAGGGATTCCTCTGGGGTACCGTGCATGTTATAAATGACGTAAAAAAGCTATATAAAGAGTTGGGTACTCAGTCCTCCAGAGTCGAGACATCTCCGAGGTCCATACCAAGTTCCTTTGCCCTGAGTACCCGCCGCATGATCTTGCCGCTCCGCGTCTTCGGGAGGGAGTCGACGAACTCGATCTCAGAGGGCATCGCGATCGGGCCGACGGTCATCCGCACATGGTAGCGGAGGTCGGCCTTGAGGCGGTCGCTGCCGGCATGTCCCTCTATGAGAATGACGAAGGCCTTGATCTGGTTGCCTTTCACCGGGTCGGGGATGCCGATCACCGCCGCCTCGGCGACCGCGTCGTGGGAGACGAGGGCTGACTCCACCTCGGCGGTGCCGATGTTGTGCCCGGCGACGATGATCAGGTCGTCGGCACGGCCGATGACCATGATGTTGCCGTCGTGTCCCTTCACCGCAAGGT
This window of the Methanofollis ethanolicus genome carries:
- a CDS encoding SemiSWEET family sugar transporter; amino-acid sequence: MDATMLIGFCAGLCTAVSFFPQVARTLRTRSARDFSALMLFLLFTGLILWFVYGALRDDAAIAVTNGVTAAMVAVIGVVKMRSG
- a CDS encoding flavin reductase family protein gives rise to the protein MELQPHRREGVLPLPVVLISTISPGGVLNAAPWGNITPILRPLDEIVLASWVKRDTLDNIRATGEFVVNVPTADMSREVMVCARNYPPEIDEFAEAGLTPHPSKAVRPPGIEGCIAWMECRLVEEICREKYVLVIGKVEHLEGNDRYFTPDGEMDPAARPLCMICGNKGMQFAYPEPTGHVASYAEMFLKKERK
- a CDS encoding class I SAM-dependent methyltransferase, whose translation is MKGEEHFHDRADAYEDLIIGIVPDAQSFFGAVVSSVPGEEVSVLELGSGTGYVTEMVLRANPAAAVTCIDMDPAMLAVARRKEALGAVSFLEGDFRDVWPEGQFDIVLTSLCLHHLPDRDRAAVVRRIRETLRPGGVFVNGDVFRGVTPEEEDADCRLWRQAMAENGLPIGEIELMLAKRKRNATCLDTLPGYLQKMKDAGFRQITHPYRHSIYAVVVGVR
- a CDS encoding Coenzyme F420 hydrogenase/dehydrogenase, beta subunit C-terminal domain, whose amino-acid sequence is MSAKGDMYYAWSTDADLLAKGECGGAVSSLLKFALESKMVDAVLAVKKGADIYDAVPALITNPEEIAETAGSLHCGTLLLSKLFKKYLNGAKDMKIAVTLKGCDVMGMYELAKRQQINLDNVVMIGLNCGGSVSPVAARKMIAEKFGVDPDTVIKEEIDKGQFIIETAEGHKGIKMDELEEEGYGRRANCRRCKMKVPRQADLACGNWGVIGDKAGKATFVEVCSEKGAQFLDAATKAGKLATEAPNPKGIEIRGKVENAMLKLGDSWRAKDFASLGEGSDRLKKIVTETSRCIKCYQCIENCPICYCVECSTKKPYLVKPGEVPPNFMFHLIRFAHISDSCINCGQCQELCAMDIPNALFMHALQVDLQEMFGFVPGVDMTLPVLALVEENEERARLTGTGSDQIFNIFQKE
- the fdhF gene encoding formate dehydrogenase subunit alpha, with protein sequence MENMKYVRTTCPYCGTGCSFNLVVKDGKVCGVQPYHRSPVNEGKVCPKGTYAWEFVNREDRLTTPLIKKDGKFVEATWDEAYDLIAKKLKSYKPDEIACLSSARTSNEDNYALMKFARGALKTRHIDHCARLCHASTVAGLAASFGSGAMTNSILDIAESKCVFVIGSNTFEQHPLIGRKIVQAKMNGAKVIYADPRLTATGKQADLYMQFRSGSDVAILNCLMGEIIRNGWEDKEWVQNRAKGYEELKAVVLKDDYLPENVEKISGIPAEQLKTAAEWIGTAESSALLYSMGITQHTVGVDNVKSTANLQMLTGNIGKRGGGVNALRGQNNVQGACDMGALPVVFTAYQKVIDPAVHKKFADAWGFPDGICEPKNGYEVTVMMDVLTDKPGELKAMYIMGENPMLSDPDLTHVEHALKSLEFMVVQDIFLTETAQLADVVLPATCYAEKTGTQTSTERRVQMWHKAQEAPGQAKLDWQILAEVAAKMGYAEQFAWKTSEDVFNEMRSLTPSYAGMTYARLERPEALHWPCPTETHPGTPILHIGKCSHPDGMGVMHPIEWKPPAEVPDAEYPLILTTGRCIWHWHTGSMTRRSAHLDAEVPTGWIELNPEDAKALGIADGEMVKATSRRGTVNVPAKVTKDIMKGVTFMPFHFAECAANVLTNNALDPIAKIPEFKACAVKVEKIQEA
- a CDS encoding hydantoinase/oxoprolinase family protein, which gives rise to MIGIDVGGANLKVVNGDGAHIHYCPLWTEAPLAEMLRDYAASGENAAVVMSGELADSFEDKAGGIRFIVNAVKETFPDAIFYGTDGEFHDGAVPELAAANWLASADYLRGRYPGAVLLDVGSTTADIIPLGRFDDLRGLTDLLRLQQGYLVYTGMLRTNVATLLHAVEVNGVFTPVSTEYFACSGDAHLVLGQISPEMYTSATPDGGPVTVQAAMRRLARVVCTDPGEIGDEAIYGIARQFWTAQSGMILRAVSECAATRGNGTVLCAGIGSALFTKIFGGTDLNRELGGMADALPAYAVREVASRDGSP
- a CDS encoding ATP-grasp domain-containing protein; this translates as MRAFLAEYTVFHDPALAAEGKAMMAVLSGSFSRCGYEVVTPHGGDLMAEIEDLAPDCDVGLVIAPDSLLAPLTKRVEDCTENLGCNSLNVALCANKKRSLKVLAAHGIPVPEERIDGLKVVKPVYSCDTANTRLTEDAPGEGEMGQEYIEGVPVSVSLVVNRYVGEACLFYTGRPPLVLSLNRQHIPLKDGVFTYLGGETPIDHPMKEEIIETAVKAATVLGCQGYAGVDLVVADRPYVLEVNPRPTTSLVGIAACMKEEIAQVLVDASRGMAPETVSLDGRVRFDREGRVERL
- the surE gene encoding 5'/3'-nucleotidase SurE translates to MRPKILLTNDDGVYSNGIWAAYRALAPIADVTVVAPATQQSAVGRSISIFEPIRATEITVDGVRAYAVGGKPTDAVIIGLFALKLQPDLVVSGINIGENLSYESIMTSGTVGAAMEASNQGVPSIAFSLQVWDQGDKFDDPRHVGNSFDDSEKVVRDVCEKILTRGFPEGTDVVNVNIPSSVRGGYEVTHLARKLFHTGVERRLDPRGRPYFWINGPLVEDAEEGTDVHAIRKGNVSITPITLDCTAAEGEDSVRDLFG
- the rpiA gene encoding ribose-5-phosphate isomerase RpiA, coding for MTKQDNLEVKRFAGVAAAGRVEDGMVVGLGTGSTANYAIQRIGERIRDEGISVVGVPTSYQSAFRARAAGIRVADLTDCPEIDLTIDGADQVDAAFNLIKGGGAAHTREKCVADASKRILIVVDGSKLAENLSVPVPVEVVPYASALVAQHVRALGGVPVLREGVKKDGPVITDNGNFVIDCAFGIIGDPAGLGTRLNTVPGVLTCGLFTEYQEKISVLIGEAGGCRILTRR
- a CDS encoding ArsR family transcriptional regulator — encoded protein: MRAEEVLYFTQREEEFATLLIDIGIKRNVSKVLVYLANTDEATSREIERGTDLRQPEVSIAMRYLKEKKWINSRESKAESKGRPVKIYTLAKPINEIIDVIEKTKKKEVDTQLALIEKARGLISS
- a CDS encoding TATA-box-binding protein, yielding MHGTPEESLKIENIVASAKVTDSLDLPVISSRIPGADYNKKRFPGVVIRMQDPKIAALVFGSGKVVLTGAKSVDSLTRGLEILGGKLRDLGIAIDEHLTYTIQNIVTSADLGKPINLNKIAIGFNLDRIEYEPEQFPGLVYRLEDPKVVVLLFGSGKLIITGGKQPEDARLAVQKIIADLSNLGLL